The genomic interval CTATATCAATAATAATTGGCAAGTTAGTTGGCAGTTTTGAAGTTAAATATTTcattatataaatatctaacagttttccttttcatttttggcAGGATAGTATGGTGTTTTCACATAACAAAAATGCCAATCAGTTTGACCCTCTTTCGTATGTTAACCTGAGTGGACTAGATGCTGACAATCAACCTTCCTCATTTACCGAAATGAACTCAAGAGATGCTCCTTCAAATTCACATGTTACAGGTAGCCCTCTCATCCTGAAAGTAAAGAATCATCATATATTTGGTTTCTCATTTTTACTTCTCAGATGTTGGAAAGGAGAACATGTTCAATAACCCAGAGGAATCAAAGATCGCAAGCACTGGTCTTAAGGATGGCTCTCCAATTTCCCCTGAGAACTTcagtttttcttctctcccagGCAGCAGTTGTCATTTGTCTACGCTGGATCATGGCAAGCGATCTCTTTCTGATGTCAGGCCATTCCAGGTTGCCTGTAAGCGCCCAAAGCAAACAGACGAAAATACCTGGTTGACGAGCACGTTTGACACATCTTTTTCAGGTTTTGTATCTTTCTTGCTTGTTATATTCATTGCCGTCAATAATACGTAGAAGACATGTATTGGTAATTATGGTTGTTTGTTTCAGATTTAGCTGGTGAGACAAGAGAGCCAGATCACTTTTGTCATAATAGTGGTATCTCAGCCTGCAATACTAGTTCTGGCATCCCTTACTCTAATCTCGAGGAATTAATTGGAGAGGAAAACTTATACCTACCAGATTGGGTGACTACATTCCCTGGTTATATTGAAGATTTTTGGCCAGCTGCTGTGGCTGACCCGGCTGATGACATCAGCTCTCCTATCCATGAACACCTCCCTAGAAAAGCTGTTGCAATTGGACCTGACCACCAAGCTGACATTCCGGAATGGAGGCCTAGACTTTCAATGACCGTGCCTGGTGGTTCTGAATCTTGTGCTGATTTGTCATACAGTTCTGTTTCCACTTCAGGGTCTTCTCCCAGGGATGAGGACAGTGAAAATGATAAGTGGATCAAGCACTGTGTCATCCCAACGCCGATTTCATGTTCTGTTACTTGGGTTGGAGGCTATGAAAAACATTGTGGGTGCAGTGATGAGGGTTCCATTAGATGTGTAAGACAGCATGTTATGGAATCCAGAGAAAACCTCAAAAGAAGATTTGGAGAGGACATATTTCGTGAGTTAGGTCTCAGTGAAATGGGAGAAGATATTGCTCGGAGATGGACAGATGAGGAGGAGAGTCTCTTCCATAGAGTTGTTTACTCTAATCCTCCTTCCTTGGGCAAGAACTTTTGGCATTTTCTCCCACGTGCTTTGCCAGGTAAAACTAGCATGGAGCTTGTCAGCTACTATTTCAATGTCTTCATGCTTCGTAAGAGGGCTCGGCAAAACAGATCAGAACCATTGCACGTGGacagtgatgatgatgaggttCCTGATGAGCCTTCTGTAacagaggaggacgaggatTCTGCAGTTGAGTCCCCAGCACATGGTTACTACATGAACAATCCCATGACGCCAGACTCTGAAGAATCCTTCCCTGAAAAGGTAGCTGATAGTTTATCTGAGCTCAGAGATGGACCAAGCCAGAAGAATATGGAATCAAGCACAGATAATCCTGTAGGTGACGCCGACATCCAAGATGAGTCATGCACATCATTTGAGGACCATCGTAATGGAGCTCATGAGTCTAATGGGGTTCAATGTGCAGAGTTCCACATGATGGTGCCAAATGCTACTCTAGACCACTATGGTGACCAAGGTGCGTGCATGTAGTTGTTTCTCGTGACTATGAGCATAAAAAATAGGTTATTAGATGTTGACATCATGACAGAGCCTTCGAGGATATGGCTGATGAAAGAGATCAGATGATTTGTATATTGGATTGTCAATGCTTTGTTGAGAAAGTTGTTATGAAAAAGTATGACGACAATACAATAAAGTGGATGGCCTTGGCGTTTGCCAAATTTCAAACGCTGAGATGGTTTTGATATTTGCTGAGGTTTTGAAATGTGAGGGGATTGCGCAACCGAAAGTCAAGACCATTGCATTGACAACAGATGCCTTTGCCTTGGTAGGGCTGTTGCTCCAAGCCAGAAAAGGCTCGACGGGAGCGAGCTGTATAGTGGTCAACTAGCTCAGTATTTTTCAAAGCCATTTTGTAAAGTAGCATTTGGGACAAAACTGAGCTTTTGTGCGATGTCGTCTTATATTCATTCATTGTACTCTTCCGGTCGTATATGTACAACCTATTGCATTGTGCAGTTGGAGTTGTAGAACTTAGTTGTCTGACCGTCGCCACAGTTGCAGCTACTCTGACCGAAGTTGCACTAAACATGTGAGTAGCAAGCAAAGAACTGAAGGGGCGAATGGTAGAGTTATCTGAAGGGGGCATATCAGGCAAGGAAAACGAAGAAATTAGATAAGTGTTGCGTATAGCTTCTGAAGCTGATGTTTTGCGTAATTGCCAAAGCAAACCCATTTCTTTCCACCTGGTTCATCATATGTAACTAGcatgtttttgtcaaaaatgaACTCCAAATATTCTGCCATATGATTGACATAACTAGCATCTTTTTGTCAAAAAGAAGCACAAAATATTCTGCCATATGATTGACACAATATCAACATTGGACTAAGTTTTGcaacaaatttgataaaatttgccCACATTTGATAGAATTgttgacaaaattttaatatcataTTAACAACTTCTTTTCATGATCAGTGGAAATCATATAGGATGAGTAAAATGTGTTAAAacattatcaaaattttgtcgATATTATGTCAAAATGTAACAAAATTCTATCAAAATTGTGGCAAAAATGTCAAATTTTGTTGATATTATGTTAACCACATATGCCAATCAAAATTACCAGCCTCATGTACAAAATAagcttaaaaacatatttgataaGGAAAATTAGGGGCAAATAGGCAACATCAAGGGTATAGAGGTATTTtcgtaaaatatttaataccGTCAACTTATCTATCTAAAGTAGGGacaaatatttgtttcttaaaaaaacaagaccaaaaacaaaaacactaaaaaacagaaagaaaaaaaaaacactgaaCATTGTCCCCTAAAACCGATTGTTTTACATTTGGCACTGAATTTTCACTTTCATTCTTCCTCTGCATGTTATAATGCTGCTATATACACCGACACCATTTGCTTAGTTTATAGAAGAGATTGAACAAGAACAACCAAACAAGGTTATGGTAATCTACGACAATACTAATGCGTGTGATGGTGTCTCGATCTTTCAATGAGAATGAGCGACGTCGTACAATCCGACTACAACTATTTAGGGATATTGCGTCTTAGCAATCGCTACACCAGCCCCAGAGGCAGTCATGAATCTCGACTGATGCACGATTAGCCCAAACATGAAGGTATTTCTTCCTCCAAGCAATCGAGAACTAGCCAGAACAAGATGGACAAAAAACTGAATTTGCGAATTAAAATTGATGGATTGAATCAACAAAAGTTGAACAAGTGGGGTTCAGAAACAAGCAAGCCAGCGATCTAACCGATCACAGGATTAACTCAACAAAGTAGCGACACTATACTTTACTTTGATCTAAACAAAAACCCGATTATTCTTGGTGCCGGTTAAAGCTCTAAGAAGAGGGGGAGGACGACCACAAGGGGTCTGGGTTCGTTCTATAACCCTAGGATGGGTCCCTAATGGACCCAACTTGATATACGACCCATTTGGCCTAAAGAAGGTGACGCAACACCATGGATAGAAAAAGACTCGGTAGTAAAACGTAGACTGTGGCCACTCTAGAACTGATATGGATATGAGGCTGGATCCATTTGAAAGTAGACTTGTCAAGCTCTCCATGAAGTACTTGCACGCCCAAATCGGAGTACGCATGTAGTTGTGGTGGGCGTCGGAAGTTGGCACCGTGTTGCAGTCCAAATCCATCCCGCGCGAATCCTCTCCCTGTTATATCCTCTCCATTGTTCTTGATAAAACAAAAGTGCATATGTCTCCGGGGTATAAAGAAGAAGAACATGAATTTATGAATGAACACACCTGATAGTTGATTTGACGTGCACGAGCGCAAGTAATAGGACCATAAAGTTGTACTTGTGGAGGCGTAGATGTATCGTTGGTATTGATGTCCTCATCTCTCGCCGGTCTTTTCTATAGCTCTGCAGCACGAGAGGGGGCAGTAGAAGGTGTTGGCAGCgctttgttgttgttggagGGTGCTAATGTCGATGTCGAAGCTGATGATCGTCTGGCTGGGGCAGCGCCACTCCGAGCCGTCCATGGAGTTCTAGTGTTCTACCTGCAGAAATGTTAGCCTGTATTCGCGCCCGTCGTCCCTGCACTTCCCTTTTAGCTTTACAGGCATAGTGAAATAACTGAGTCATGTTATTATACTCTTTGtaactaaaaatatcataaatttctCGGTCGAAGGCCCCCAAGAATTGAGCCATCGCAACCTCCTCGTCCTCTACTAACCCACAACGCGACATACCCATTTGCAACGCTTGGTAATATTCTTCCACACTAGTACCACCCTGTGTCAATTGTGTCAATTGCTGCAGCTTATTTAACATGTCACGTGCAAATATGAAGATACAAATCTAGCACACACAATTTGTTTGAAATCATCCCAAGTAAGTGGCAAAGAATTATGTGAGTACGACTGTATTCACTCCACCAAACAGAAGCAAAATCAGTAAATTCAGTAGTGGTAGACCTAACCATCTTATCCCTAGGAACATCATGGCAAGCAAACTTTTTATCTACTGCTAACTCCCATGAAAGATAAGCATCAGGGTCATACTTACTATCAAAAGCAGAAATAGTGAATTTAATCTTACCAAATGAATCATCATTATTCCGTACCTCATGGCGTGGCCAACAATGAGCCATACCATGGTCATCAATCTCACTACCATGGTAGGATGCTAGGACCATCTCATCAAGTCGCCTATCAATATCATCAAGAGTGGTGCTCACCCTGGCCATGGAAGCTTCCAAGGTTGTAAGCTTGGTGTTGGAATCAATTTGCGTGAGTTCAACATGACCAAGCTTTTTGTTCGTGATACAAACATCCTCCTCGATCCCTTGTGTGGTCCCTCACTAACCTGGAAAAATGCTGAATAATTCCTTTTGTGCGGGGTGAGTGGGGGTTGGAAAGCTCTTCACCGGACATGGTTAGAAACAAAAGAAGCATGCAAAACAACTACTATAggacaaaacagaaaaaaaaatctacaaaaCTATGTGGAGGTGGTTTTTTCAAGTCACTCACACTCAACTTGTTCCACAAGCTCTTACCAATTCTCACCACGCTAAGTAGGAGGTGACGGCAACCGTCGGACTTGGACGAACCTCTAGAGAAGGTGTATTGAGGCATTGGTCGGTTAACCCCTGTCAAGTATTAGTCGAACCGGTTGGGCTATGGGTGGGCTGTGTGAGGAGACAAAGGAAAAACTAGAAACCACATAGTTAAAAGCAAGTTGAATAATCTCTCAAAGTTGGTACAATGCTGGTCCTAGGCTAAAACGTACTAGAGACGTAAGCCTAGACACAAATGTACCACGAGATAACACTACGAACAAGTCATGCACAACTCTGATGTATGAAGTTCAGCTCATATATAACAAgtgattttctcttttctcttttttctttcttcatttttttggttcggcttttctcttttttttttatatatttttagcaccTTTCtgccttttctatttttataatgtttgttggattttttttaccagaaCTACCAAGGACCAAAATGCAAAGGTACGAGGACTCAAAtgtaaatatcaaaaattacaGGGACCTAATGTAAAAatgtcatcaaaaaatttgacCTATACAAAAATGTAATTCTCGCGACATGAATACATCGTTTTTGCAAACAGATCTCGATTTtgacaacaaataaaaactttaccAAAGCTACGTGGGAAGTCACGGTAGAGATCTAAACCGAGAAAAGAGAGGCATGGAGTCGGGCTCGACTGAAGTGAATGTTAAAAGGGGAATCACGTGGGGTTGGCGACTTGAAGGAAACAGACTCGGTTGTAGATGAAAACAAACCAACAGATTGATCTTAATCTACAAAACTTTCTCCAAAAACTAATCTGTTATCCTCAAGCCAATCTAATCTGCTATCCCGTCCTTCTTTAGAAACACGGCACAAGCACACTCTAAACCCTAATACTCATGCAACTCCAAAACTAATCAATAAGAAAAACGGAACTCTCGCAATGACACAATTATGTTTTCGAAGATCCCAATAATAACAAAGACGCGACGGCGAAGGTGGTAAAAAAAACGTGCCGAGAAATTGAAACTCTAAACGCTAGACGCTAAAACCAGTAAATTAACACAACCAATGCAATCGAAAAATCAACAAGCCCTAACTAAGCAATACTAGTAAAAGGCTCAATGGTTTATAGGATCATAGAAAAACTAAtctactaatatatatttttgggctttttctaaactataggTATTAGAAAGTTACGAAACAAAGAATCTCTCACTGAGCAACTTGAGCTCTGATACCACCTGATGCGCGTGAGGGTGTCCCGACCTTTCGATGAGAATGGTAAGTCAATTGGATGGAGCGACGTTGTGCGATTCAACTACATCTATTCAAGGATATTGCGCCTTAGCAATTGTTACACCAACTCCAGAGACGGCTGTGAATCTCGACGGATGCACGATTAGCCCAACCACGAGGGTATTTGTTCCTCCAAGCAATTGAGAACTAGCAAGAATAAGATAAACAAGCAACTGAACTTGTGAATTAAAAATGATGGATTGAATCAGCATAAGTTGAACAAGTAGGATTTAGTAACAAGCAATCCAACGATCTAACCGATCATAGGATTAACTCGGCAAAGTAGCGACACTATACTTTGATCTAAACAAAAACTCGATTATTCTTGGCGGCGGCTAAAACTATAAGAAGAGGGGGAGAATGACCACAGGGGGTCTAGGGTTGTTCTCTAACCCTAGGACGCATCCCTAATCGACCCAACTTGATACACAACACATTAGGTCCAAACAAGGTGACACGGCACCGTGGACAAAAAGACTCGGTAGTAAAACGTAGATTGCGGCCGCTCCAGAACTAATATAGACATGGGGCTAGATCCATTTGAAAATCGGAGTTCGCATGAAGTTATGACGACCGTTAGAAGTTGGCGCTGTGCTGCAGTTCGAATCCATCTCACGTGAATCCTCTCCTCGGTAGATCCTCCCCATTGTTCCTAAGTAAAACAAGACTGCATGTGTCTCCGGGgtattgtcacacccggagtttaatCCTAAGTCTTagttcgtaaaagaaatttgtaaataataattggcttaattaactcaggaaaaatccctctgaaacaaattaatttaattaaattgaggttcgcaaatcgattaacaagatttaaacttaaattgaagaagtataaaattttgccaaacaaattaatttaaaactcgacaaaagtggggctttccttttccctcctttttctttctttttcccttccttcccaaattgggccgaagtccaattttcctcctccttctttttcctttttctttttcctcccatcctccccctccttcccgcgcgcgcgtgccccgcctgggccgacagctgcctcggcccagcttgCCCGCTAGCCCGTACTCGCGCCCAGCACGCCGAAGTCCGCTACGCCTCCCCGCACCGGCCGCgcccgagtcctcgccgccaaGCCGGACTCCGCTCGccgcccgcaacggccgccgccgaatccgGCCGTCaccgactcggtctcctccGCAACGGCCGTCCCACCCTAGCCGACGCCAcctcccctataaattcccCTCTCCCGCGCTGCCTCGCCACCTTTCACCCGTCGCTCAAGCCGCTGCCGCACCCGAtcttcctcgccgtcgctgcttGAACTCGTCGCCGGCCATCACCCCGTATCCCGCCGTCTCGCCGACCTTCTGCCGGCTTCCGTCGCCGCCAGAGGACACCAAagcaccctcgccgcctcctcgccctcttcACGCCACGCTCGACGTCGTCGCaagcacgccgtcgccggcgctccGGTTGTCACCGCCTCCGTTCCACTCGTCATCACccgtccctcctcctcgccgacttgtcgccgccggtgagccctcccctctcctctccctctttttccaccgccaccgccaggcCTCCTTCCACCCGTGTCGCCGTTGGGCgaagccgccgcctccccgccgtcgccacgccTCCGCCGGtaatcgccgtcgccatgcgaCTGCCGTGCCGGCGCCCACCATCACCTTCCGCTCCCGTGCGCCATCGCCGGTATCGTCGTCGGGCCTCCGCGGTCCGCCGcattcgtcgccgccggccgtgggccgtcgtcggtcgtcgcccgccggtcgtcgccgcgtcgtcacgccgtcgccgcagcgccgtgcgccgccgctgttgccgcccgccggtcaccgccgtcggccgagcgtTCCCTCCCCCGctcctctgctctctctctctctaatcgacgggccccacccgtcggccacccctcctccttttcccccctctctctctgccgTGCGGGCCCAGCCAGTCAGCCGCCCGCAGCCCTATTAAttacgcaataattgatttaggagttttctgtttagttaaaaacctagaaaacttctaaaatttgtatctaattcatctagtctccgtttaggcccattcaaatttcattaaattcataaaattttcaagaatccattaaaaatactttcttttactgtttcagtagagtttgtgcctgttttatttatttttgtgctttgtcgcttagattcggaccccaccgatGAACCGGTTTACTTTGAGATcgttgccgaagttccccaaggaccagagcaaggcaagtggcactcatatttgttcatattgaacctattattgcaaattccccgctttatttattcaaatatgcattgtttgaattaagtatttactgtatttatttttcgggtaatccttattattatgccgttgtttatccaactttatttatgctagaccaggggtaacttgactagagttaggcctaggttaatgtttaaccatgcttagatcaagtagctcatgagatcatttaataatcatgattagctctgaatagctgtaataatgattcattacccggttcgggttaatggcaactaaaatattgctaatggtgagCTGTGGGTGCacggttttgagagtcgcacccctggcaattaaggaccggttcacaggaaaccctggaagtaatttagtgctaaccacatgccgaaatgggtaaggtgggatttgaggcatggcttcgaactatttgacgtaccaaggcaagggtaggcgtgatggagtatggacgggcaatcatggtgtaacgaaagcctctgctgcttccggatctaccaaggcacaagaggggactgtccgacttggtgtaaaggagagggtgaaacctgaagtgcggtgcgattaaatagggagggttatgtgacgggtcctatgacggtctcctttctggtatgccatggtagtatgtcggcgcacattcaagtgcagtggagtcgtgtcttgtgggtacagtagtacacctctgatcagagtataatctattcgaatagtcgtgcccacggttacgggcgaactcctaGCCTCaatgtgattagttgaacctttaatgacctgggtaaactggctttcacttgggactactgcaacgtggtgtaacgttgagtagtggctGGGCCTgtcacaacgtggtgtaacgttggacagtgttgtggtattttacaactgttatttacttattctttaatttatttaatttcttttattcaatttaatctctgttgtttatttaaatgctgctttatcgcaactaaccctagcatgtccttgatgatcgttatgtatcatttattaccctcttttccgtgctacttgttgagtatggtggtttatACTCAACCTTGCCCAATTTCCCCgtccagagttagaagtggaatccgatggaggtaactctcaggagtgagctggtctgccgtcgaagctttgcctatgGACTAGAGctgtacccgctggagctagtttaccctttctttccgctgcatttttgttagaataagtgttattttcagttgtttctaagaacgatggttatgtaatcaacagtctttttgtgtatcctgactggtcctggacagggattttaatacacaattaagttcagaaattcgtgtgaggaatttctgggcgtgacaggtaTAAAGAAGAAGCACATGAATTTAGGAATGAACGCACTTGATAGTTGAATTGACGTGCACAAGCGCGGATAATAGGATCTTAAGTTGCACTTGTGGACACGTGGATGTATAGTTGGTATTGATGTCCTCATCAAATACCCTATGCATCCCAAGTTTCCGGTGATAGTGTGCTAAAATAATTGGTACTACATGTGCCAGAGATGGGACTATGACGGCGAGTAAGGCACAGAACAA from Oryza brachyantha chromosome 3, ObraRS2, whole genome shotgun sequence carries:
- the LOC102701621 gene encoding uncharacterized protein LOC102701621, whose translation is MGVSGAADVGVGSEDGGGDGSDIRSWRYNWGEKKGIGGQVTVCPQFAIPPPTPAQIPASRRPRPPNWPRILAALAAGSRSDSMVFSHNKNANQFDPLSYVNLSGLDADNQPSSFTEMNSRDAPSNSHVTDVGKENMFNNPEESKIASTGLKDGSPISPENFSFSSLPGSSCHLSTLDHGKRSLSDVRPFQVACKRPKQTDENTWLTSTFDTSFSDLAGETREPDHFCHNSGISACNTSSGIPYSNLEELIGEENLYLPDWVTTFPGYIEDFWPAAVADPADDISSPIHEHLPRKAVAIGPDHQADIPEWRPRLSMTVPGGSESCADLSYSSVSTSGSSPRDEDSENDKWIKHCVIPTPISCSVTWVGGYEKHCGCSDEGSIRCVRQHVMESRENLKRRFGEDIFRELGLSEMGEDIARRWTDEEESLFHRVVYSNPPSLGKNFWHFLPRALPGKTSMELVSYYFNVFMLRKRARQNRSEPLHVDSDDDEVPDEPSVTEEDEDSAVESPAHGYYMNNPMTPDSEESFPEKVADSLSELRDGPSQKNMESSTDNPVGDADIQDESCTSFEDHRNGAHESNGVQCAEFHMMVPNATLDHYGDQGACM